The following are from one region of the Leucoraja erinacea ecotype New England chromosome 35, Leri_hhj_1, whole genome shotgun sequence genome:
- the LOC129713163 gene encoding deleted in malignant brain tumors 1 protein-like: MGCFGFSFKVSVNLFRFVDESWSLRLSNGGSRCDGRVEVYHNGSWGRVQDRSWNINDSNVVCSELGCGSAIFAYNSSRYGESELPVWVNDVDCEGDEAQLRNCSTFTMNPFLTDSIGVGVLCSDHRRLRLTGGGSTCAGRLELYYHGSWGAVCNDLWDLLDDNVVCRQLGCGYALDDKPLGYCGGSSGPIWLDEVRCSGNESFLWECPSAPLGEHDCSHKEDVTVKCSEHKEMRLVNGEHRCEGRVEVWYNGTWGTVCSEKFHRKEAEVICKQMKCGPLKSIYYGVWKYGAGSGHIWLDELECNSQESTLWQCQSDPWGKHNCHHWEDAGVACEDAEMPERSIGNACVEGNESQSRRLPGESFY, translated from the exons ATGGGATGTTTTGGGTTCAGTTTCAAAGTTTCAGTCAACCTGTTTCGTTTTGTAGATGAGAGTTGGTCTCTGAGACTGAGCAATGGGGGCAGCCGCTGCGACGGCCGAGTGGAGGTTTACCACAATGGAAGCTGGGGGCGAGTACAGGATCGCTCCTGGAACATCAATGATTCCAACGTGGTCTGCAGTGAGTTGGGCTGCGGCTCCGCCATATTCGCCTACAATTCCTCAAGGTACGGAGAGAGTGAGCTGCCCGTGTGGGTGAACGACGTTGACTGTGAAGGGGACGAGGCGCAGCTCCGAAATTGCAGCACATTTACCATGAATCCGTTTCTCACTGACAGCATCGGCGTTGGGGTCCTGTGTTCAG ACCACCGCCGATTACGACTGACCGGGGGTGGAAGTACATGCGCTGGACGACTGGAGCTTTATTACCACGGGTCTTGGGGCGCAGTTTGTAATGACTTATGGGATCTGCTTGACGATAACGTGGTCTGTAGGCAGCTGGGTTGTGGATATGCTTTGGATGATAAACCTCTTGGATACTGTGGAGGAAGTAGTGGTCCTATTTGGTTGGATGAAGTAAGATGCTCGGGTAACGAATCATTTCTCTGGGAGTGTCCCTCCGCACCATTGGGTGAACACGATTGCAGTCATAAAGAAGATGTGACAGTGAAGTGTTCTG AGCACAAAGAGATGCGCCTGGTGAACGGAGAGCATCggtgtgaagggagagtggaagtGTGGTACAACGGGACATGGGGGACAGTGTGCTCCGAGAAGTTTCACAGAAAGGAAGCGGAAGTGATCTGCAAACAAATGAAATGTGGACCACTCAAATCTATTTATTATGGCGTCTGGAAATATGGAGCGGGTTCTGGGCACATATGGCTCGATGAGCTGGAATGTAATTCGCAGGAGTCGACCCTTTGGCAGTGTCAGTCAGACCCTTGGGGAAAACACAACTGTCACCACTGGGAGGATGCAGGTGTTGCATGTGAAG atgccgaaaTGCCAGAGAGATCCATTGGAAATGCCTGTGTCGAAGGAAATGAATCTCAATCTCGCCGTTTACCAGGCGAGTCATTTTATTAA